The Vulcanimicrobium alpinum sequence TCGCAGGCCTCGCAGAAATGCGAGTACTTGTTGTCGGTGTCGAACACCGAGTTCGAATAGTACATCGCGCAGCGCGCGTTGTAGCAGTGGCGCAGCCCGAGCGCGTGCCCGATCTCGTGCACGCTCTCCTTTAAGAGCCGCTGGAACAGGGCGTTCTCGTCGGGAGCGTCGCCGTAGTATTCCGAGCGCAGCCGATGGAGCGAGACGACCGCGCAGCGCTGCGCTTCGCTCGACGACCCGAAGACGAACTGATGCGACGTCTTGTAGAGGTCGTACTCGGTGATCCCGAGGACGAGGTCGCCGCGCGGTTCGTACGCGCTGGTCAGGCGGCTCGCGAGCGAACTGAAGAACAGTTGCCCGCGCATGCTGTTGAGCGCGCTCTTCGGGACCGCGAGCGCGGCGCGGACGACGGCGGTTGCGAGGAACCGCTCCTCCAGGCACAACGCAAGCCGGGTAAGCAATTCCCCGTCGATCGCATTGATCGGAACGATGCTGATCTCGCGCACGGCCGGAGTAGATCGTTCGGTTCGCGACGGGAGCGGTCCTGGCCGCGCGGCGGCGAAGGACTGCCGCGGGATGATCGTCGGCATCGGGATCGATCTTGCCGAAGTGGAGCGCTACCGCTTCGACGACGCTGCGCGCGCGCGGTTCGCGCGCAAAGTGTACACCGAGGAAGAGATGGCGTACGCGATGCGCAAGCGGCTGTGGCCCGAACGGCTCGCGGGCTTCTTCGCGGCGAAGGAAGCGGCGCGCAAAGCGTTCGGGCACGCGATTCCGTGGAACGCCGTCGGCGTTTCGCACGAGCGCAGCGGAAAGCCGATCCTGCGGTTCTATCGCGACTACGAGCGGCTGCTCGTCGAACGCGGCGTGCGCACGGTGCACCTGACGATCACGCACACGGCGACGACCGCCGCGGCGATCGTCATCCTGGAAGGGTAAACGGCGCGTCGTGCGGGCGGTCACGGCGGCGCAGATGCGCGCGATCGATGCAGCGGCGGCGGCGCGCGACGGCGAGGTCGCGCTGATGCGCGCCGCCGGCGCTGCGATCGCGCGCCTGATCGACCGCTACGCGCACGGCGACGGACCGATCGTCGGCGTCGCCGGGAACGGCAACAACGGCGGCGACGCGTACGCGGCGCTGGCCGCGTACGCCGGAGGGCGGCGCCGGATCGTCTACGGCGATCCGGCGGCCGAGGGAAGCCGCGCGCGTCACGACGCACGCTGGCGCGCGCGGATTGCAGGCGTCGAAGAACGGCCGCTCCCGGTCGACGCGAACGCGCTGCGCGGCGCGGCGCTGGTGCTCGACGGCGTGCTCGGCGTCAACGCGCGCCTGCCGCTCGACGCGCGCAGCGCGGCGGCGGTCGCCGCGATTGCCGCGAGCGGGGCGGCGGTGCTCGCGCTCGACATCCCGACCGGGACCGAGCCGACGACGGGGGCGGTCGACGCGCACGTCGTGCGCGCCGTCGCGACGATCGCGCTGGGACGGCCCAAGCTCGGCACGCTGCTCGACCCGGCGCGCGACTGCACCGGTGCACTGTGGTGCGCGCCGATCGGGATGCGCGACGCCGACGCCGCCGGCGTCGACGATCCGCCGGCCGAAGTGCTCGATCCGGCGGCGTTCGCCGCGCTCTTGCCGGTTCGTGCCGACGAGTCCGACAAACGCAGCTCGGGCGCACCGCTCATCGTCGCCGGATCGACGCAGTTCCCCGGCGCCGCGGTGCTGTGCGCGTGGGGCGCGGCGCGCGCGGGCGCAGGGTACGTCACGGTCGCGGCGCCCGAAGGCGCGGCGGCGGCGCTGCGCGCCCACCTCGTCGAGCAAGTGGTGGTGACGTACGACGAGCGCGATCCCGCCGCGGCGGTGCAGACGATCCTCGACCTCACGAACCGCTGCAGCGCGATCGCGATCGGGCCGGGGCTCGGGCTCTCCGACGACTCTGCCGCGATCGTGAACGGCGTCGTCGGCGGGACGACCCTGCCGGTCGTCGCCGACGCGAGCGCACTCTACCACCTCGCGAAACGGCTCGATGCGTATCGCGATGCACCGCTGGTCATCACGCCGCATGCCGGCGAGTTCGCGCGCATCAGCGGAAAGGGGACCGTCGCGCCGGACGAACGCCTCGCACGCGTGCGCGAGTTCGTCGACCGCACGGGGATCGTCACGCTGCTCAAAGGACGCACGACGCTGATCGCCTCGCGCGACGCGACGCATCTCAACCCGACGGGGACGAACGCACTGGCGACGGCCGGTACCGGCGACGTCCTCACCGGTGCGATCGCGACGCTGCTCGCGCAGGGACTCGCGCCGGTCGACGCCGCGCGCGCCGGCGCGTACTGGCACGGCCGCGCCGGGAGCGTTGCGCTCGCGCATCGCCACCGCGGCGTCGTCGCACGCGACGTCGCCGAAGCCCTCGGCGAAGCCTCGCTGGTCGCCCCGCAAGACCCCGAACTGATCCGTCTGTTCTCGTCACGCTGAGCTTGTCGAAGCGGCGCGAGCGAGGTACACAACCGGCTGCGGCGCTTCGACAAGCTCAGATTCCGTGTCCGCCGTCAAGCCGATACGGGTTGATAGGGCCGCTGATTCTTGAGTAGCGAGTAAGCCAGGCGCACGAGCTTGTGCATCACCGCCACGATGATTTGCTTGCCGCTCTTACCGCGCGCTTCGAGGCGATCGGCGAGCTCCTTGAAGGCCGGGACTTTGCGCTTTGCCGTCAGGGCAGCCATGTAGAGTGCCCGCCGGAGCTTCGCGTTGCCTGTCTTGCAAATGCGCGGCTTGCCCTTCACCGAGGTCCCGGACTGCCGCTCTGCCGGCGTAAGGCCGGCATACGCCGCTGCGGCTTTGGCACTATGGAGCCGATGCACCGGCAACTCCGCAAGCACGTTTGCCGCTGTCAAGGACGCGACGCCTGGTATGGTCTGAAGAAGC is a genomic window containing:
- a CDS encoding archaemetzincin family Zn-dependent metalloprotease; translation: MPTIIPRQSFAAARPGPLPSRTERSTPAVREISIVPINAIDGELLTRLALCLEERFLATAVVRAALAVPKSALNSMRGQLFFSSLASRLTSAYEPRGDLVLGITEYDLYKTSHQFVFGSSSEAQRCAVVSLHRLRSEYYGDAPDENALFQRLLKESVHEIGHALGLRHCYNARCAMYYSNSVFDTDNKYSHFCEACERRSRANKSA
- the acpS gene encoding holo-ACP synthase codes for the protein MIVGIGIDLAEVERYRFDDAARARFARKVYTEEEMAYAMRKRLWPERLAGFFAAKEAARKAFGHAIPWNAVGVSHERSGKPILRFYRDYERLLVERGVRTVHLTITHTATTAAAIVILEG
- a CDS encoding NAD(P)H-hydrate dehydratase, which translates into the protein MRAVTAAQMRAIDAAAAARDGEVALMRAAGAAIARLIDRYAHGDGPIVGVAGNGNNGGDAYAALAAYAGGRRRIVYGDPAAEGSRARHDARWRARIAGVEERPLPVDANALRGAALVLDGVLGVNARLPLDARSAAAVAAIAASGAAVLALDIPTGTEPTTGAVDAHVVRAVATIALGRPKLGTLLDPARDCTGALWCAPIGMRDADAAGVDDPPAEVLDPAAFAALLPVRADESDKRSSGAPLIVAGSTQFPGAAVLCAWGAARAGAGYVTVAAPEGAAAALRAHLVEQVVVTYDERDPAAAVQTILDLTNRCSAIAIGPGLGLSDDSAAIVNGVVGGTTLPVVADASALYHLAKRLDAYRDAPLVITPHAGEFARISGKGTVAPDERLARVREFVDRTGIVTLLKGRTTLIASRDATHLNPTGTNALATAGTGDVLTGAIATLLAQGLAPVDAARAGAYWHGRAGSVALAHRHRGVVARDVAEALGEASLVAPQDPELIRLFSSR
- a CDS encoding transposase, whose protein sequence is MTKMLTNSRNLLVSNYLTSSDAVDARMLAQFCASERPALWEPDSDEILSLRGLLAYRDQLIAQRIALTQIVQSVAVGATLLKMNETHLVGIAEMVKQIESQIQGVLCSDVTLSRNAQLLQTIPGVASLTAANVLAELPVHRLHSAKAAAAYAGLTPAERQSGTSVKGKPRICKTGNAKLRRALYMAALTAKRKVPAFKELADRLEARGKSGKQIIVAVMHKLVRLAYSLLKNQRPYQPVSA